Proteins from a single region of Corynebacterium pseudogenitalium:
- a CDS encoding DUF6923 family protein, giving the protein MRNFIKPAGSPARHRARGLAAVVASVALAAGLGAYPAVQAEETTTVSDITTDDAGLPTYSWMDDDTPSSSATPSAPAAASASNPASASASKPAEAPATANPVTVERKGVVDRIVVNDPDGEAWEFGGKASKENIFALKREGKGEIKEVLSVTADGRKLEPYDYGYVNAKDGGFVAFNLNALHTIPPQVVEIEARTTDAGEYAIAESAEVPSEAQLAESGYGKGRPAEEVADSQDRAAAPGDIPGVPGQQDQEFSLTDAKPDFLGDNPQIEFKINETGNWRVTRFAIKKNRNDNNTKDISGPVRIRVVRQGAIVVDRTIDFANAIFWNKNAKGKSYDTEFQLIPSITDLYIKGGDSVILNPVAPPNGIYRVQMWGQDMDNKPQDHKVNVAGDGIPVSSHTTIGDNPYETTFDVQARSNFSSATVTLSPSVRLEDVFFSIPIEQTDGVRLENKVETYPDRVVITWFPTKDGRRIDSVPVSADSTVTLRTSYRSAPTRPEDITLQGSLAAPVEKDLPILPSADADVLPLTHGDKCELRDVKSVHRQPPRLLSIAEQKYGFRRFIVASPQASSNRTSSQLYLQVEDGQGALQSEKIGPASGWVYNALAYNENDNYLYAVSQPRISVKTGHRDDPCFPAGHLLQINPYTGEVFDLGKLQGLDGFLPENHPDNTTSNDLGSGINAGTFDDDGTYWVAGASVWGSGRLYSVNLDTITATLKPAKNVTLQAKTIWNPGQTFRTVSEDFVAIPGAKGYLWGLQSGWAQSDGRNKQRVFLERISTSGGAPLRVDITDMKMPDGQTVGQFLNITDQAPVWGQAWVEEDGSIAFGKGGRSSVDSNTTEVIKIKVGNPTAKAPNLLKVEVVGAQTAPSSYNTDGASAKAPTTTPEPIVPDVTKEAIGQSAKKQEDGTYIVKYQVNVTNPGNREAAYSKVVDTPTMPTGIVVKKTSWSLVDEFGKSYATTFQTGQGPFVLSGGGTIQPKGLNRFGATSNGIHQFNVEMTISLDAYTGNETGDECAPGKSLFNSVQVGPKEAKACVPPPEVEKKARLVIAKISSDAVSHELLKPENRLDGAEFILQKLDENGQVIGNGIPMIYDKENRIFKSEELEPGHYQLVETRSPQDSLGVYNLLVKPIVFSLSVDNGNVTIALDEDAKIVATQVDKAVAPSSWQLTSQDAVLTVANVRQGNLPKTGGNGLQLPILLGGALIAAGALVGRRRVVA; this is encoded by the coding sequence ATGCGAAACTTTATCAAACCTGCAGGATCTCCTGCTCGGCACCGTGCCCGTGGACTTGCAGCCGTAGTAGCCTCGGTGGCGTTGGCCGCCGGCCTGGGCGCGTACCCGGCCGTTCAGGCGGAGGAGACCACGACGGTCTCCGACATCACTACCGACGACGCCGGCCTGCCCACCTACTCGTGGATGGACGACGACACACCGTCTTCCTCCGCCACGCCTTCGGCGCCTGCCGCAGCGTCGGCCTCTAATCCGGCCTCTGCATCTGCTTCGAAACCAGCAGAGGCCCCGGCCACCGCGAACCCCGTGACCGTCGAGCGCAAGGGCGTCGTTGACCGCATCGTGGTCAACGACCCCGATGGCGAGGCATGGGAGTTCGGCGGCAAGGCGTCGAAGGAAAACATCTTCGCGCTCAAGCGTGAGGGCAAGGGCGAGATCAAGGAAGTCCTGTCCGTCACTGCTGATGGCCGCAAGCTCGAGCCTTACGACTACGGCTACGTGAACGCTAAGGATGGCGGTTTTGTGGCGTTCAACCTGAACGCCCTGCACACGATTCCGCCGCAGGTCGTTGAGATTGAGGCCCGCACGACCGACGCCGGTGAGTACGCGATCGCCGAGAGCGCCGAAGTGCCGTCCGAGGCACAGCTTGCCGAGTCTGGTTATGGCAAGGGGCGCCCCGCGGAGGAGGTTGCGGATTCACAAGACCGCGCTGCTGCCCCGGGAGATATTCCGGGTGTCCCAGGGCAGCAGGATCAAGAGTTTTCTCTTACCGATGCTAAGCCAGATTTCTTGGGGGACAACCCCCAAATTGAATTTAAGATCAACGAGACTGGTAACTGGCGAGTAACCAGGTTCGCCATCAAGAAAAACCGAAACGATAACAATACGAAGGATATCTCCGGTCCAGTTAGGATCCGCGTCGTTCGTCAGGGGGCGATTGTCGTTGACCGAACCATTGATTTCGCTAACGCGATTTTTTGGAATAAGAACGCCAAGGGAAAGTCTTATGACACGGAGTTTCAGCTCATTCCGAGTATTACTGACCTCTATATCAAGGGTGGCGACTCGGTAATCCTGAATCCCGTGGCACCTCCAAACGGTATTTACCGGGTCCAGATGTGGGGCCAGGACATGGACAATAAGCCTCAGGACCACAAGGTGAATGTCGCAGGTGATGGTATTCCAGTATCCTCGCACACGACTATTGGCGACAATCCGTACGAGACAACATTCGATGTTCAAGCGCGTTCTAATTTCTCAAGTGCAACAGTAACTCTGAGCCCTTCAGTCCGATTAGAAGATGTGTTTTTCTCTATTCCAATTGAGCAAACGGACGGTGTAAGGCTCGAAAATAAAGTTGAGACCTACCCGGATCGTGTGGTTATTACATGGTTCCCGACGAAGGACGGCCGCCGAATCGACTCGGTACCGGTTTCGGCAGACTCGACTGTGACGCTTCGGACTTCCTACAGATCGGCTCCAACCAGACCCGAGGACATCACTTTGCAAGGCTCCCTCGCGGCTCCGGTAGAGAAAGATCTTCCGATTCTTCCTTCAGCCGACGCTGACGTGTTGCCACTTACGCACGGCGATAAATGTGAGCTTCGCGATGTAAAATCTGTTCATCGACAGCCACCTCGCTTACTTTCCATTGCGGAGCAAAAATATGGCTTCCGACGATTTATCGTCGCGAGCCCACAAGCCTCTAGCAATAGAACTTCTTCGCAGCTGTATCTTCAGGTAGAAGACGGACAAGGTGCATTGCAGTCAGAAAAGATCGGACCCGCCAGCGGGTGGGTATATAACGCACTTGCCTACAACGAGAACGATAACTACCTCTATGCTGTTAGTCAGCCCAGGATTTCGGTGAAGACGGGCCACAGGGATGACCCTTGTTTCCCCGCAGGCCACTTACTGCAGATAAATCCTTATACGGGTGAAGTTTTTGATTTGGGCAAGCTTCAAGGACTTGATGGATTTCTTCCCGAGAATCATCCGGACAATACAACATCCAACGACCTCGGTAGCGGCATCAACGCAGGTACCTTCGATGATGACGGCACATACTGGGTCGCAGGTGCGTCTGTATGGGGTAGTGGCCGTCTTTACAGCGTGAATTTAGACACGATTACTGCAACGCTAAAGCCTGCAAAAAACGTGACTCTGCAAGCCAAAACAATCTGGAATCCGGGACAAACATTCCGTACGGTTTCAGAGGACTTTGTTGCCATCCCAGGTGCGAAAGGGTATCTGTGGGGCCTGCAAAGTGGGTGGGCGCAAAGCGATGGAAGGAACAAACAGCGCGTTTTCTTGGAACGTATTAGCACGAGCGGTGGTGCCCCCCTGCGCGTGGATATTACCGATATGAAGATGCCTGATGGGCAGACCGTCGGTCAGTTTCTCAACATTACAGACCAAGCGCCTGTTTGGGGACAAGCATGGGTTGAAGAAGACGGATCGATTGCTTTCGGAAAGGGTGGCCGGTCTTCCGTGGACTCGAACACAACGGAAGTAATCAAAATTAAGGTCGGGAACCCGACGGCGAAGGCTCCAAATCTCCTAAAAGTCGAAGTAGTCGGCGCTCAAACTGCACCGTCCTCATACAATACTGACGGTGCATCGGCAAAGGCTCCTACGACGACACCAGAACCAATTGTTCCAGACGTCACCAAAGAAGCGATTGGACAGTCTGCGAAGAAGCAGGAAGACGGGACCTATATAGTAAAATACCAGGTAAATGTAACAAACCCAGGAAATCGCGAGGCTGCCTATAGTAAGGTAGTCGACACTCCAACGATGCCGACGGGGATTGTTGTGAAAAAGACTTCTTGGTCCTTGGTCGATGAATTCGGGAAATCGTATGCCACGACATTTCAAACTGGCCAAGGTCCGTTTGTGCTATCTGGCGGTGGAACGATACAGCCGAAGGGGCTCAATAGATTTGGTGCTACAAGTAATGGCATCCATCAATTTAATGTTGAAATGACAATCTCTCTCGATGCCTATACAGGAAACGAGACTGGAGATGAATGTGCACCCGGCAAATCGCTTTTCAACTCTGTACAAGTTGGGCCCAAGGAGGCGAAGGCCTGTGTGCCTCCGCCAGAAGTAGAGAAAAAAGCTCGGCTTGTGATTGCAAAGATTTCTTCCGATGCAGTTTCGCACGAGCTATTGAAGCCAGAAAACCGTCTAGACGGTGCTGAGTTTATACTTCAAAAACTGGACGAAAATGGCCAAGTCATCGGTAATGGAATCCCAATGATTTACGATAAGGAGAATCGAATCTTCAAGTCAGAAGAATTGGAGCCGGGTCACTATCAGCTCGTAGAGACTCGGTCGCCTCAAGACAGTCTGGGTGTTTACAATCTTCTTGTGAAGCCGATTGTGTTTTCGTTGTCGGTGGACAACGGGAATGTGACGATCGCGCTAGATGAAGATGCCAAAATTGTCGCGACGCAGGTCGATAAGGCGGTGGCACCGAGCTCCTGGCAGCTTACCTCCCAGGATGCGGTACTGACCGTTGCCAACGTCCGCCAGGGCAACCTGCCCAAGACTGGCGGAAACGGCCTGCAACTGCCGATCCTCCTCGGCGGTGCGCTCATCGCCGCTGGTGCGTTGGTGGGACGACGACGGGTCGTCGCTTAG
- a CDS encoding LPXTG cell wall anchor domain-containing protein, whose protein sequence is MTTKPNGVVTTVTHPRAVPEKERGSLASTGANVLWAAGLGGLLIVLGLFLARRSKNETR, encoded by the coding sequence GTGACAACGAAACCGAACGGGGTGGTCACGACGGTGACCCACCCCCGCGCCGTCCCCGAGAAAGAGCGCGGGTCGCTGGCGTCCACCGGCGCGAACGTGCTGTGGGCCGCGGGACTTGGCGGACTGTTAATTGTGCTGGGATTGTTCCTGGCGCGGCGAAGCAAGAACGAGACACGGTAA
- a CDS encoding SpaA isopeptide-forming pilin-related protein translates to MRLSQLLAACGAATMLAAGAFSPAVADVRPISGNDANLNPASIDKNKPIQLLLKKQGTNPYDQVPAGQKPPAIAGAKFTLSKVRGIDITSEQGRNVAKKTTLDDARSRGLDVIETKATNQRGEVMFDNLTPGLYLVEESAPDTKYEYHLSSPKLLILPLPDERGIRYEYENVLVMK, encoded by the coding sequence ATGCGCTTGTCCCAACTATTGGCAGCGTGTGGTGCAGCCACGATGCTTGCCGCGGGTGCGTTTTCGCCCGCGGTGGCTGACGTGCGCCCAATCAGCGGTAATGACGCCAACCTGAATCCGGCGAGCATCGACAAGAATAAGCCGATCCAGTTGCTGCTGAAGAAGCAGGGCACCAACCCGTACGACCAGGTCCCGGCCGGTCAGAAGCCTCCCGCCATCGCCGGCGCCAAGTTCACCTTGTCGAAGGTGCGGGGCATCGACATCACCTCGGAGCAAGGCCGCAACGTGGCAAAGAAAACCACGCTTGACGACGCCCGCTCGCGCGGCCTCGACGTCATCGAAACGAAGGCGACGAACCAGCGCGGCGAGGTCATGTTCGACAACCTCACCCCGGGCCTGTACCTGGTGGAGGAGTCCGCGCCGGACACGAAGTACGAGTACCACCTGAGCAGCCCGAAGCTGCTCATCCTCCCACTTCCTGACGAACGCGGCATCCGCTACGAGTACGAAAACGTCCTGGTGATGAAGTGA
- a CDS encoding class C sortase, producing MTAPTKAKHRRQPGAKSLFQRVGVPAIIILLGLAVLMYPVVATQWNNRMQEQVAKDYEALLHDQPEPQLNTEIEAARAYNQDHKDGPILDPWLARVSKDNASYQEYLRQLAGFPAMSQIVIPSTNTRLPVYHGTAEDTLQKGLGHMFGTALPVGGVGTHSVITGHTGIPTATLFDNLSDIKVGDAIYVSTFGERMKYKVYDIEVVLPDETDSLRADPERDLLTLITCTPYGINTHRLLVHAERVPMDPDEASVLDDSTSTLQWWMWALGGVSLLILLALIWWVYREKKKSDRSGAVNEEVLS from the coding sequence GTGACTGCACCAACGAAGGCGAAGCACAGGCGGCAGCCTGGAGCGAAATCGCTGTTTCAGCGCGTCGGTGTTCCAGCTATCATCATCCTTCTTGGGCTGGCTGTTTTGATGTATCCGGTAGTTGCTACGCAGTGGAACAACCGAATGCAGGAACAGGTGGCAAAGGATTACGAAGCTCTGCTGCATGACCAGCCAGAGCCGCAATTGAATACTGAGATTGAAGCCGCCAGAGCGTACAACCAGGACCACAAAGACGGTCCAATCCTTGATCCATGGTTGGCTCGAGTTTCAAAAGATAATGCGTCGTATCAGGAGTACTTGCGGCAACTCGCAGGGTTTCCTGCGATGTCCCAGATTGTGATCCCAAGTACGAATACCCGCTTGCCGGTCTACCACGGTACTGCGGAGGATACGCTGCAAAAGGGTCTTGGCCACATGTTTGGCACGGCACTTCCGGTCGGTGGTGTGGGCACGCACTCCGTGATTACGGGACACACTGGGATTCCTACTGCCACCCTGTTCGACAACCTTTCCGACATCAAAGTCGGCGACGCCATCTATGTATCCACGTTTGGCGAGCGCATGAAGTACAAGGTGTACGACATCGAAGTTGTCCTGCCGGATGAGACCGACAGCCTGCGCGCCGACCCCGAGCGCGACCTGCTGACGCTGATCACCTGTACGCCGTACGGCATCAATACGCACCGGTTGCTCGTCCACGCGGAGCGAGTACCCATGGACCCAGATGAGGCCAGCGTCCTCGACGACTCCACCTCCACCCTGCAGTGGTGGATGTGGGCACTCGGTGGGGTGTCCCTGCTCATCCTGCTGGCGCTGATCTGGTGGGTGTACCGCGAAAAGAAGAAGAGCGACCGTTCCGGCGCTGTGAACGAGGAGGTTCTGTCCTAA
- a CDS encoding SpaH/EbpB family LPXTG-anchored major pilin, protein MTIALKKTAAIAIAAGLTFAGSAGIAAQDAMAQENGPAVAKSTIDVAKKGSITLYKKADPESLGTPTGEEDTTVKGENLKDAGFTLYPVTNADLTTNAGLVAASKLTAGSAKLGTPFAEVKTDKDGKIVWSDLKVGVYLVKETSPVAGYSPAADFLVFVPMTKANAQAGGTEWMYDVVAYPKNYKQKEPKKSVVDSGKNVSQQVEYTIDTWAQTIDTDRQKRTIYRIEDTLDPKASTTEKDVQVLGNDFEPSDYKIKVEGQKVVVTFTEAGVAKIKNGQQISVKITAKVNEMPANGILKNTAVQIENNPNNVQEEKKKPTNDVETRYAGIQFKKVSKERKPLEGAEFQVYGATDGQDCKAAVTNDKALQTTEGKSTFVSGQDGMVKIDGLHVNDGANNDPNTKNQWTKYCLVETKSPKGFELLSQPIEFTLLWKNAGTLQNIKVGDNDGEVVNLEDTTPFLPNTGGMGIAILILAGLGIIGGGAYVARRNSQAA, encoded by the coding sequence ATGACAATTGCCCTCAAGAAAACCGCCGCGATCGCAATCGCAGCAGGCCTGACCTTCGCCGGCTCTGCTGGCATCGCTGCGCAGGACGCGATGGCGCAGGAGAACGGCCCAGCTGTCGCGAAGTCGACGATCGATGTCGCCAAGAAGGGTTCCATCACCCTCTACAAGAAGGCTGACCCAGAAAGCCTTGGTACACCTACGGGCGAGGAAGACACCACGGTCAAGGGAGAAAACCTTAAGGATGCTGGGTTCACCCTGTACCCTGTCACTAATGCTGACCTGACGACAAATGCAGGTTTGGTGGCCGCATCAAAGCTGACCGCGGGTAGCGCGAAGCTTGGAACCCCGTTCGCAGAGGTGAAGACAGATAAAGACGGCAAGATTGTCTGGTCAGACCTCAAGGTTGGCGTCTATCTCGTTAAGGAAACTTCTCCTGTAGCGGGTTACTCCCCGGCAGCTGACTTCCTCGTGTTCGTGCCGATGACGAAGGCCAACGCTCAGGCTGGTGGCACGGAGTGGATGTACGACGTCGTTGCTTACCCGAAGAACTACAAGCAGAAGGAACCGAAAAAGTCTGTCGTTGACTCTGGCAAGAATGTAAGCCAGCAGGTTGAGTACACGATCGATACCTGGGCGCAGACGATCGATACTGATCGTCAAAAGCGCACCATCTACCGGATTGAAGATACTCTCGATCCGAAGGCTTCAACCACGGAGAAGGACGTCCAAGTTCTCGGCAACGACTTCGAGCCATCCGACTACAAGATCAAGGTTGAAGGTCAGAAAGTTGTTGTTACCTTCACTGAAGCTGGCGTAGCAAAGATTAAGAACGGCCAGCAGATCTCCGTCAAGATCACTGCGAAGGTCAACGAGATGCCTGCTAATGGCATCCTGAAGAACACCGCTGTGCAGATCGAGAACAACCCGAACAATGTTCAAGAGGAAAAGAAAAAGCCGACGAACGATGTCGAGACTCGTTACGCTGGCATCCAATTTAAGAAGGTGAGCAAGGAGCGTAAGCCGCTGGAGGGTGCTGAGTTCCAGGTCTACGGTGCCACGGATGGCCAGGACTGCAAGGCAGCGGTCACTAACGATAAGGCGCTTCAGACCACTGAAGGTAAGAGCACGTTCGTTTCTGGCCAGGACGGCATGGTGAAGATTGATGGTCTGCACGTCAACGACGGTGCAAACAACGATCCGAACACCAAGAACCAGTGGACCAAGTACTGCCTCGTTGAGACGAAGTCCCCGAAGGGCTTCGAGCTTTTGTCCCAGCCAATCGAGTTCACCCTGCTTTGGAAGAACGCTGGCACCCTCCAGAACATCAAGGTGGGCGACAACGATGGTGAGGTCGTCAACTTGGAGGACACTACGCCGTTCCTGCCAAACACCGGTGGTATGGGTATTGCCATCCTGATCCTGGCTGGTCTTGGAATCATCGGTGGCGGCGCATACGTCGCTCGCCGTAACTCCCAGGCCGCCTAG
- the groL gene encoding chaperonin GroEL (60 kDa chaperone family; promotes refolding of misfolded polypeptides especially under stressful conditions; forms two stacked rings of heptamers to form a barrel-shaped 14mer; ends can be capped by GroES; misfolded proteins enter the barrel where they are refolded when GroES binds): MAKMIAFDEEARRSLENGLNTLADAVKVTLGPKGRNVVLEKSWGAPTITNDGVTIAREIDLEDPYEKIGAELVKEVAKKTDDVAGDGTTTATVLAQALVREGLRNVAAGSNPMGIKRGIQAATEKVSKYLLDNAKEVETQEEIASTAGISASDPEIGKKIAEAMYAVGNGAVNKESVITVEESNTFGVDLEVTEGMRFDKGFISAYFATDMERGEAVLEDPYILLVSSKISNVKDLVPLLEQVMQSGKPLLIIAEDVEGEALSTLVVNKIRGTFKSVAVKAPGFGDRRKAMLQDLAILTGGQVISEEVGLSLETATPELLGQARKVVVTKDETTIVQGAGDQAQIDGRVKQIRAEIEHSDSDYDREKLQERLAKLAGGVAVIKVGAATEVELKEQKLRIEDAVRNAKAAVEEGIVAGGGVALLQAARELVDDLGFEGDEATGVKIVREALSAPLKQIALNAGLEPGVVADKVANLPDGQGLNASNGEYVDMMEAGINDPAKVTRSALQNAASIAALFLTTEAVVADKPEPAGAAGAGMDPDAMAGMM; encoded by the coding sequence ATGGCTAAGATGATCGCATTCGACGAGGAAGCACGCCGCAGCCTAGAAAACGGCCTGAACACACTAGCCGACGCCGTCAAGGTCACCCTTGGGCCAAAGGGACGCAACGTCGTCCTGGAGAAGTCCTGGGGCGCACCGACCATTACCAACGACGGTGTCACCATCGCCCGCGAGATTGACCTCGAGGACCCATACGAAAAGATCGGCGCCGAGCTGGTCAAGGAAGTAGCCAAGAAGACTGACGACGTCGCCGGCGACGGCACCACCACCGCAACCGTCCTGGCACAGGCGTTGGTCCGCGAGGGCCTGCGCAACGTCGCAGCTGGCTCCAACCCGATGGGCATTAAGCGCGGCATCCAGGCAGCCACCGAGAAGGTCTCCAAGTACCTGCTGGATAACGCGAAGGAAGTAGAGACCCAAGAGGAGATCGCTTCCACCGCTGGCATTTCGGCCTCCGACCCGGAGATCGGCAAGAAGATCGCTGAGGCGATGTACGCCGTCGGCAACGGTGCGGTCAACAAGGAATCCGTCATCACCGTTGAGGAGTCCAACACCTTCGGCGTTGACCTCGAAGTCACCGAAGGCATGCGCTTCGACAAGGGCTTCATCTCCGCATACTTCGCCACCGACATGGAGCGCGGCGAAGCCGTCCTGGAAGACCCATACATCCTGCTGGTCTCCTCCAAGATCTCCAACGTCAAGGACCTCGTTCCGCTGCTGGAGCAGGTCATGCAGTCCGGCAAGCCACTGCTCATCATCGCCGAGGACGTTGAAGGCGAAGCCCTCTCCACCCTCGTCGTGAACAAGATCCGCGGCACCTTCAAGTCCGTCGCCGTCAAGGCCCCGGGCTTCGGCGACCGCCGCAAGGCAATGCTGCAGGACCTCGCCATCCTCACCGGCGGCCAGGTCATCTCCGAAGAGGTCGGCCTCTCCCTGGAGACCGCCACCCCTGAGCTGCTGGGCCAGGCACGCAAGGTTGTCGTCACCAAGGATGAGACCACCATCGTCCAGGGCGCCGGCGACCAGGCACAGATCGACGGCCGCGTCAAGCAGATCCGCGCCGAAATCGAGCACTCCGACTCCGACTACGACCGCGAGAAGCTGCAGGAGCGCCTGGCCAAGCTGGCCGGCGGCGTCGCAGTGATCAAGGTCGGCGCAGCCACCGAGGTTGAGCTCAAGGAGCAGAAGCTGCGCATCGAGGACGCCGTCCGCAACGCGAAGGCAGCCGTCGAGGAAGGCATCGTCGCCGGCGGTGGAGTCGCCCTCCTGCAGGCTGCCCGCGAGCTTGTCGACGACCTCGGGTTCGAAGGCGACGAAGCCACCGGTGTGAAGATCGTCCGCGAGGCGCTTTCCGCACCACTGAAGCAGATCGCTCTGAACGCTGGCCTGGAGCCAGGCGTTGTCGCCGACAAGGTAGCCAACCTGCCTGACGGCCAGGGCCTGAACGCTTCCAACGGCGAGTACGTGGACATGATGGAAGCCGGCATCAACGACCCGGCGAAGGTGACGCGCTCCGCACTGCAGAACGCGGCCTCCATTGCGGCCCTGTTCCTCACCACCGAGGCCGTCGTTGCCGACAAGCCTGAGCCAGCCGGTGCTGCCGGTGCAGGCATGGACCCAGACGCCATGGCAGGCATGATGTAA
- a CDS encoding OPT family oligopeptide transporter → MASTMRELTLRGIIIGGLITLVFTAANVYLGLKVGLTFATSIPAAVISMAVLRKFAGHNVRENNIVQTIASAAGTLSAIIFVLPGLVMVGYWQGFPFWTTALVCALGGTLGVMYSIPLRRALVTGSDLPYPEGVAAAEVLRVGDGDNGGSERDHAENSEGLRVIILGAIASAFYSLLTAMKAAASEVAGFFRVGGGGTMMGGSLSLALLGVGHLVGLSVGIAMLVGVVISFAILLPMKSAVHMGEGLELAEVVSTTFADEIRFIGVGTMAVAALWTLIKIAKPIATGIASSLAASKKRHEGVAVDVTERDIPFPIVAGVIVASMLPIGLLLWNFVRGTDIHEHALSLTMISVLFILVIGLIVASVCGYMAGLIGASNSPISSIGIIAVLSCALLIGAFMAGTDANASSLVAYTLFTAAIVFGIATISNDNLQDLKTGQLVGATPWKQQVALIIGVLFGSVVIPPILQVMLTGFGFQGMEGAGPDALAAPQAALMSSVANGIFNSSLDWGLILLGAGIGVALIIIDETLTRTTGKYSLPPLAVGMGMYLPVSVTVIVPIGGLIGYIYNRWAQVQRHPDFARRMGTLVATGMIVGESLFGVLNAALIAGAAGESPLEVFTEQSWTPWFSTALFVVLVWFVYSKTRSKVSSVAEDGSLHSAGESAKTVS, encoded by the coding sequence ATGGCCTCGACGATGCGTGAGTTGACGCTGCGCGGGATCATCATTGGTGGCTTGATCACCTTGGTGTTTACTGCTGCGAATGTGTATTTGGGGTTGAAAGTCGGGTTGACTTTTGCCACGTCCATTCCGGCGGCGGTGATTTCTATGGCGGTGCTGCGGAAGTTCGCCGGGCACAATGTGCGTGAGAACAACATTGTGCAGACGATTGCGTCGGCTGCGGGTACGCTGTCGGCGATCATTTTCGTCCTGCCCGGCCTGGTGATGGTCGGTTACTGGCAGGGTTTCCCCTTCTGGACGACAGCCCTAGTGTGTGCCCTGGGTGGCACGTTGGGCGTGATGTATTCGATTCCGTTGCGTCGCGCGCTGGTGACTGGTTCGGATTTGCCGTACCCGGAGGGTGTCGCGGCGGCGGAGGTGCTGCGCGTTGGCGACGGTGACAATGGTGGTTCGGAGCGTGATCACGCGGAGAACTCTGAGGGTCTGCGCGTCATTATTCTTGGTGCGATTGCGTCGGCGTTCTATTCCTTATTGACGGCCATGAAGGCGGCTGCCAGCGAGGTTGCCGGGTTCTTCCGTGTTGGTGGGGGCGGCACGATGATGGGTGGTTCGCTGTCGTTGGCGCTGCTGGGCGTGGGCCACTTGGTGGGCTTGTCGGTGGGGATTGCGATGCTGGTTGGCGTCGTGATTTCCTTTGCGATCCTGCTGCCGATGAAGTCGGCGGTCCATATGGGCGAGGGCCTGGAGCTTGCCGAGGTTGTCTCCACGACGTTCGCGGACGAGATCCGCTTTATCGGTGTGGGCACGATGGCGGTGGCGGCGCTGTGGACGCTGATCAAGATCGCGAAGCCGATTGCGACGGGTATTGCGTCGTCGTTGGCGGCGTCGAAAAAGAGGCACGAGGGCGTGGCTGTCGACGTGACGGAGCGTGACATCCCGTTCCCGATCGTGGCGGGTGTGATTGTGGCGTCGATGCTGCCAATTGGCCTGCTGCTGTGGAACTTCGTGCGCGGCACCGACATCCACGAGCACGCACTGTCACTGACCATGATTTCGGTGCTGTTCATCCTGGTCATTGGCCTGATTGTGGCGTCGGTGTGTGGCTACATGGCGGGGTTGATTGGGGCGTCGAACTCCCCGATTTCCTCGATCGGCATTATTGCGGTGCTGTCGTGCGCGCTGCTGATCGGTGCGTTCATGGCGGGCACGGACGCGAATGCGAGCTCGCTGGTGGCGTACACGCTGTTTACTGCGGCGATCGTGTTTGGTATCGCCACGATTTCGAACGATAACCTGCAGGACCTCAAGACAGGCCAGCTCGTGGGGGCGACGCCGTGGAAGCAGCAGGTGGCGCTGATTATTGGTGTGCTGTTCGGCTCGGTGGTCATCCCGCCGATCCTGCAGGTGATGCTCACCGGCTTCGGCTTCCAGGGCATGGAGGGCGCAGGCCCGGACGCGCTCGCGGCACCGCAGGCCGCGTTGATGTCCTCGGTGGCCAACGGCATTTTCAACAGCTCGCTGGACTGGGGCCTGATTCTGCTCGGTGCGGGTATCGGCGTTGCGCTCATCATTATCGACGAGACCCTCACCCGCACCACGGGCAAGTACAGCTTGCCGCCGCTGGCTGTGGGCATGGGCATGTACCTGCCGGTGTCAGTCACGGTGATCGTGCCGATCGGCGGGCTGATCGGATACATCTATAACCGTTGGGCGCAGGTGCAGCGCCACCCGGACTTCGCGCGCCGGATGGGCACCCTGGTGGCCACGGGCATGATCGTGGGCGAGTCCCTGTTCGGCGTGCTCAACGCGGCGCTCATCGCGGGCGCGGCAGGGGAGAGTCCGCTGGAGGTGTTCACGGAGCAGTCCTGGACGCCGTGGTTCAGTACGGCCCTGTTCGTTGTGTTGGTGTGGTTCGTGTACTCGAAGACGCGCTCCAAGGTCAGCTCGGTGGCCGAAGACGGTTCCTTGCACTCGGCGGGCGAGAGTGCTAAAACTGTGTCTTAG